In bacterium, the sequence AATATTTCTCGGTTCACTGTCCGCATACAAAACGCACTCATACAAATCAATCAATGTATCTCTCGCCTCATAGTCATTTGCTTGATAGTCAAGTGTTTCGTCGACAAAAGAGCAAGCCTCGTCAAAATTTTTGATGTTAAACTTTTCATTATTTTGTAACCATTCACAAGCTTTTAATAAGTGCTCTTTCTCATATGGCTTATGTCCATTATCATCTTCAACCGGAAATATAACCATCTCTCCATTCTCACCTTCATATCTGGCACATCTTCCCGCCCTCTGGATTAATGAATCTGCCGGTGCAAGTTCTGTAAGTAAAAGCTCGGCTGAAAAATCAATTCCTGCTTCAAGCACCTGGGTTGAAATGACTATGCCCACACCTTCAGGAACAATCAGTTTACCATCTTCTTTGTGAGGGATGAGAGAAATTGCCTTTTCTTCATGAGCTTTCCTGTCTATTCTGGTAAAGCGTGAATGAAGTAAAACAATCTGTTCATCTTTAAGGTCAAGGCTTGCTTTAACTTCTTCGTAAATCTTCTGTGCCCTTTTAACCTGATTAACAATGATGAGGGTCTTATGTTTGTTTATCTTTTCTATAAGATTATCTGAAAAATTGACATTACCGTTTGAATATAATGGATTATCTTCAAGGCTAATTTTAAGGTCACAATCCATCGAAACATTGGCAATCAATTTTTGGTTATCGGGTAGTTTTATTTCTTCAAATAGGCTACTTTCAAGACTCTTGGGCATAGTTGCTGTCATTACAACAAATGGGATATGGCTTTTATGCAAGATTTCCATTAAAGCCCTCATAATAGAGAAAGTAAATCCATCCCTGTACATATGAGCTTCATCAAAAACCACAAGAGAAGAGGCAATTGACCCAGCAGGAATATCAAGATGCCTTCCCACCTCACCACTTGCCCTGGCAAAACCATAAAGGAACTGGTCAAGGGTTGTAACAACTATATCTGCGATGAAAAAGGGAGAATTGGGCACATCACCATGTTGAACCTTAACAGAAATATAAGGTGAGATCTTCTGTGAATATCTTCTTATCCTCTCGGCAACGCTGTTCACAAGAACCCTCATTGGCAAGACATAAATCAGTCTTGGAG encodes:
- the cas3 gene encoding CRISPR-associated helicase Cas3', which codes for MIKVEQFYKENFNIDFPYTHQINLWDNLQAVRFPLLLRAPTGSGKTEAVLVPFLSQFVDNKFHIAPRLIYVLPMRVLVNSVAERIRRYSQKISPYISVKVQHGDVPNSPFFIADIVVTTLDQFLYGFARASGEVGRHLDIPAGSIASSLVVFDEAHMYRDGFTFSIMRALMEILHKSHIPFVVMTATMPKSLESSLFEEIKLPDNQKLIANVSMDCDLKISLEDNPLYSNGNVNFSDNLIEKINKHKTLIIVNQVKRAQKIYEEVKASLDLKDEQIVLLHSRFTRIDRKAHEEKAISLIPHKEDGKLIVPEGVGIVISTQVLEAGIDFSAELLLTELAPADSLIQRAGRCARYEGENGEMVIFPVEDDNGHKPYEKEHLLKACEWLQNNEKFNIKNFDEACSFVDETLDYQANDYEARDTLIDLYECVLYADSEPRNIQLREGKPITLVVIDLSKGEGHKKEDKIRDAICKTNIRDNSTNVDFGVGLKLLKDGILKMRLDFKMEQGEWDFAEVKDISPFRYYLLEKENYDQFKGVIPDASSFII